One region of Salvelinus namaycush isolate Seneca chromosome 3, SaNama_1.0, whole genome shotgun sequence genomic DNA includes:
- the LOC120038205 gene encoding UV excision repair protein RAD23 homolog A-like isoform X2, producing the protein MQITLKTLQQQTIQIDIDPDQTVKALKEKIEAERGKDNFPVSGQKLIYAGKILQDDTPIKDYKIDEKNFVVVMVSKAKSATAASTPSSEAPKAPVQDSGSSSSAGPALAAIPIPSEEPTPTVAEPPAPASSDPSLEVQGGDASSALGAEYETMLTEIMSMGYERERVVAALRASFNNPHRAVEYLLTGIPSSPVQETNPPAQLPASARTGTETPTVAEGENPLEFLRSQPQFQSMRQVIQQNPSLLPALLQQLGRENPQLLQQISQYQELFIQMLNEPAGEVGDVPGVGDLGAAVEEGAPVNYIQVTPQEKEAIERLKALGFPEALVIQAYFACEKNENLAANFLLNQGFEDE; encoded by the exons ATGCAAATCACGTTAAAAACACTGCAACAGCAGACCATTCAAATTGACATAGACCCAGATCAAACG GTGAAGGCACTGAAGGAGAAGATAGAAGCAGAGAGGGGAAAAGATAACTTCCCAGTGTCTGGACAGAAGCTCATATATGCTGGCAAAATCCTGCAAGATGACACGCCTATTAAAGACTACAAAATTGACGAGAAGAATTTTGTTGTAGTTATGGTATCTAAG GCAAAGTCTGCCACAGCTGCTTCAACACCTTCCTCAGAGGCACCCAAGGCCCCTGTCCAGGACTCTGGGTCCTCGTCGTCTGCCGGCCCGGCCCTTGCAGCCATCCCTATCCCCTCAGAGGAGCCCACACCTACAGTCGCAGAGCCCCCAGCTCCAGCCAG CTCAGACCCCAGTCTGGAGGTTCAGGGGGGAGATGCCTCCTCTGCCTTGG GAGCGGAGTATGAGACCATGCTGACAGAGATCATGTCTATGGGttatgagagggagagagtggtagCTGCTCTCCGGGCCAGCTTCAATAACCCCCATCGGGCCGTGGAGTACCTCCTCACT GGCATTCCTAGCAGTCCGGTCCAAGAGACTAATCCCCCAGCACAGCTTCCTGCATCTGCCCGCACAGGCACAGAGACCCCTACTGTTGCTGAGG GAGAAAACCCTCTGGAGTTCCTGCGTTCCCAGCCTCAGTTCCAGAGCATGAGGCAGGTGATCCAGCAGAACCCCTCACTGCTGCCAGCTCTGCTCCAACAGCTGGGCCGGGAGAACCCACAGCtcctacag CAAATCAGCCAGTACCAGGAGCTGTTCATCCAGATGCTGAATGAGCCGGCGGGGGAGGTAGGAGACGTGCCTGGGGTGGGGGACCTGGGTGCTGCAGTGGAGGAGGGAGCTCCAGTCAACTACATTCAGGTCACGCCTCAGGAGAAGGAAGCCATCGAGAGG TTAAAAGCGTTGGGTTTCCCTGAGGCGCTGGTGATCCAGGCCTACTTTGCCTGTGAAAAGAACGAGAACCTAGCGGCCAACTTCCTCCTGAACCAGGGCTTTGAGGATGAATGA
- the LOC120038205 gene encoding UV excision repair protein RAD23 homolog A-like isoform X1: MQITLKTLQQQTIQIDIDPDQTVKALKEKIEAERGKDNFPVSGQKLIYAGKILQDDTPIKDYKIDEKNFVVVMVSKAKSATAASTPSSEAPKAPVQDSGSSSSAGPALAAIPIPSEEPTPTVAEPPAPASSDPSLEVQGGDASSALVTGAEYETMLTEIMSMGYERERVVAALRASFNNPHRAVEYLLTGIPSSPVQETNPPAQLPASARTGTETPTVAEGENPLEFLRSQPQFQSMRQVIQQNPSLLPALLQQLGRENPQLLQQISQYQELFIQMLNEPAGEVGDVPGVGDLGAAVEEGAPVNYIQVTPQEKEAIERLKALGFPEALVIQAYFACEKNENLAANFLLNQGFEDE, translated from the exons ATGCAAATCACGTTAAAAACACTGCAACAGCAGACCATTCAAATTGACATAGACCCAGATCAAACG GTGAAGGCACTGAAGGAGAAGATAGAAGCAGAGAGGGGAAAAGATAACTTCCCAGTGTCTGGACAGAAGCTCATATATGCTGGCAAAATCCTGCAAGATGACACGCCTATTAAAGACTACAAAATTGACGAGAAGAATTTTGTTGTAGTTATGGTATCTAAG GCAAAGTCTGCCACAGCTGCTTCAACACCTTCCTCAGAGGCACCCAAGGCCCCTGTCCAGGACTCTGGGTCCTCGTCGTCTGCCGGCCCGGCCCTTGCAGCCATCCCTATCCCCTCAGAGGAGCCCACACCTACAGTCGCAGAGCCCCCAGCTCCAGCCAG CTCAGACCCCAGTCTGGAGGTTCAGGGGGGAGATGCCTCCTCTGCCTTGG TGACAGGAGCGGAGTATGAGACCATGCTGACAGAGATCATGTCTATGGGttatgagagggagagagtggtagCTGCTCTCCGGGCCAGCTTCAATAACCCCCATCGGGCCGTGGAGTACCTCCTCACT GGCATTCCTAGCAGTCCGGTCCAAGAGACTAATCCCCCAGCACAGCTTCCTGCATCTGCCCGCACAGGCACAGAGACCCCTACTGTTGCTGAGG GAGAAAACCCTCTGGAGTTCCTGCGTTCCCAGCCTCAGTTCCAGAGCATGAGGCAGGTGATCCAGCAGAACCCCTCACTGCTGCCAGCTCTGCTCCAACAGCTGGGCCGGGAGAACCCACAGCtcctacag CAAATCAGCCAGTACCAGGAGCTGTTCATCCAGATGCTGAATGAGCCGGCGGGGGAGGTAGGAGACGTGCCTGGGGTGGGGGACCTGGGTGCTGCAGTGGAGGAGGGAGCTCCAGTCAACTACATTCAGGTCACGCCTCAGGAGAAGGAAGCCATCGAGAGG TTAAAAGCGTTGGGTTTCCCTGAGGCGCTGGTGATCCAGGCCTACTTTGCCTGTGAAAAGAACGAGAACCTAGCGGCCAACTTCCTCCTGAACCAGGGCTTTGAGGATGAATGA